Part of the Geobacter pickeringii genome, ACGCCACCCCATCCCGCGCGGCAGGGGAAACCCCAGGCGCTCTCCCACGAGGCCGCAGAGGAAAATGCCGCCGGTCTTGCCGATGAGAAGCGACGCCAGCACCAGCCAGGTGGCGGTGCCGATGCCGGCGAACTCGACCCCGGCATTGGCCAGCCCGAACATGAAGAGGCCGAAATCGACGATGATCTTCCACTCGTGCTCGAAACGGGCGAGGGGTGAGCGGTCGGCGGGGTCTTCCTCGAAGAGGTGCTTCTCCTCCCGCGGCGGGTGGGGAAGGAACGGAACGACGGGAACCAGGGCCAGGGCCGGGTGGAGATGGGCCAGGAAGAGGCCGCCCCAGGAGAGTCCGCCGCCGATGATGACGGAGGGCCAGTAGCTGCGGACCCGCGCCCCTCTCAGCAGCCACGCCGCCACCATGCCGCAGGCGACGAGGAAGAGCCAGGCCGGCGCCACCGGAACGTTCGGGTCGGGATAGAAGAGGGCGATGATGATGAGTCCCACCGCATCGTCGGCAATGGCGAGAAGAAGGAGAAAGGAGATGGCGGGGTGGCCGGCGCCGAAGATCAGCCGTGCCGCCAGCCAGGCGAGGGCGATGTCGGTGGCGGTGGGGATCCCCCACCCCCGGGCGAGCAGCGGTGTGCCGAAGGCCCCGTTGAGCGTCAGGTAGACCACCACCGGCCCCACAACCCCGCCAAGAGTCGCCAGAAGCGGGTTAACCGCCTTCCTGGGCGGGTTCAGGTCTCCGCCCGGGAGGCAGCTCTGGGTGATCTCCACCGCCGCGATCCCGAAGAAGAAGACCATGAAGAGGTCGTTGGTGGCAAAATGGAAGCTGAGATCCCCCAGAAAGGGGGAGTGGTTGAAGCGGTGGTAGCTCTCCGGGGAGAGGTTTGCCCAGAGGAGCGCCACCACCACCCCGGCGATGAGAGGGATCGAGAACTCCCGGAGGAGGTCAATCCGTTTTCTCACTGCTGCTCACCGGCCGCCGGCTCTTCCGCCGCATCGCAGCGGTGGTAATCGTCGTCGAAGCGGACGATGTCGTCCTCCCCCAGGTACTCGCCGCTCTGGACCTCGATGATCACCAGGGGGATCTTGCCGGGGTTTTCGAGCCGGTGGTTCCTGCCGATGGGGATGAAGGTCGATTCGTTCACGTTGACGATGAACTCCTCGTCGCCGCAGGTGACCCGGGCGGTGCCGGAGACGACGATCCAGTGCTCGCTCCGGTGGTGGTGCATCTGGAGCGAGAGCCGCTGACCGGGATGGACCTCGATCCGCTTGATCTTGTAGCTGTTGTTTTCCTCGAGGACCGTGTAGGTCCCCCAGGGGCGTTCGCCGCGTTCCATCGGGATCTCCCTCCGTTCAGTTCATTCCGGCTTCCCGGCGCTTCGCCAGGTAGCTCTTCAGGGCCTCGC contains:
- a CDS encoding Na+/H+ antiporter NhaA, encoding MRKRIDLLREFSIPLIAGVVVALLWANLSPESYHRFNHSPFLGDLSFHFATNDLFMVFFFGIAAVEITQSCLPGGDLNPPRKAVNPLLATLGGVVGPVVVYLTLNGAFGTPLLARGWGIPTATDIALAWLAARLIFGAGHPAISFLLLLAIADDAVGLIIIALFYPDPNVPVAPAWLFLVACGMVAAWLLRGARVRSYWPSVIIGGGLSWGGLFLAHLHPALALVPVVPFLPHPPREEKHLFEEDPADRSPLARFEHEWKIIVDFGLFMFGLANAGVEFAGIGTATWLVLASLLIGKTGGIFLCGLVGERLGFPLPRGMGWRELLVAGAVAGIGFTVALFVAGEAFPDPLLQGAAKMGAMGSIIAAPCACLLARGMRLRRHGT
- a CDS encoding cupin domain-containing protein, giving the protein MERGERPWGTYTVLEENNSYKIKRIEVHPGQRLSLQMHHHRSEHWIVVSGTARVTCGDEEFIVNVNESTFIPIGRNHRLENPGKIPLVIIEVQSGEYLGEDDIVRFDDDYHRCDAAEEPAAGEQQ